The following are encoded together in the Streptomyces sp. NBC_01465 genome:
- a CDS encoding ABC transporter substrate-binding protein, with product MSPISRRAAVLGCVAVTVALSGCAAVTPSKSGSNGDVVLRVQGMPPATDKPGLALFKKQVSDFEKANPGIKVQGSTTVFDPLTFSAKLAGGSVEDVIKVPLTEPQRLIQQKQVQPITGQLKAWDHFKEFNPQILKPLSDTAGDVYGVPQNPYAQGLVYNRDLFKKAGLDPDKPPATWDEVRAAAKAISEKTGKAGYVQESKENQGGWQLTMLSYAFGGDLETQQGGKYSATFTGEATQKALGLLKDMRWKDDSLGKNLLNNQTDVIKNFAAGQIGMYMGSPGTYRLAKMQFSMENTDAFGVAPLPQAGGNATLTGGDIYMVPKSADTKHAAAAVKWLTFAYAEPQYSTDAAATQAKALSADPKSAVGVPTLPVFDAARQTAINAAIKPYVNVKLDHFKPYIDGLSKLELKPEPSYQAQQLYTALDTVVQAVLTKRDADIPSLLAAAEKDVNAKLAAAQK from the coding sequence ATGTCCCCAATATCCCGTCGTGCAGCCGTACTCGGCTGCGTGGCCGTCACCGTCGCCCTCTCGGGCTGTGCCGCCGTCACGCCCAGCAAGTCCGGTTCCAACGGCGATGTCGTGCTCCGCGTCCAGGGCATGCCGCCGGCCACCGACAAGCCGGGTCTGGCCCTGTTCAAGAAGCAGGTCTCCGACTTCGAGAAGGCCAACCCGGGCATCAAGGTGCAGGGTTCGACCACCGTCTTCGACCCGCTGACCTTCTCCGCCAAGCTCGCGGGCGGCAGCGTCGAGGACGTCATCAAGGTCCCGCTCACCGAGCCGCAGCGCCTCATCCAGCAGAAGCAGGTCCAGCCCATCACCGGCCAGCTCAAGGCCTGGGACCACTTCAAGGAGTTCAACCCGCAGATCCTCAAGCCCCTGAGCGACACCGCGGGCGACGTCTACGGCGTACCGCAGAACCCGTACGCACAGGGCCTGGTCTACAACCGTGACCTCTTCAAGAAGGCCGGCCTCGACCCCGACAAGCCGCCGGCCACCTGGGACGAGGTCCGCGCCGCCGCCAAGGCGATCAGCGAGAAGACCGGCAAGGCGGGCTACGTCCAGGAGTCCAAGGAGAACCAGGGCGGCTGGCAGCTGACGATGCTCAGCTACGCGTTCGGGGGCGACCTGGAGACGCAGCAGGGCGGCAAGTACAGCGCCACGTTCACCGGTGAGGCCACCCAGAAGGCGCTCGGTCTGCTCAAGGACATGCGCTGGAAGGACGACTCGCTCGGCAAGAACCTGCTCAACAACCAGACCGACGTCATCAAGAACTTCGCGGCCGGCCAGATCGGCATGTACATGGGCAGCCCCGGCACCTACCGGCTCGCCAAGATGCAGTTCTCCATGGAGAACACCGACGCGTTCGGGGTCGCCCCGCTGCCCCAGGCGGGCGGCAACGCCACCCTCACCGGCGGCGACATCTACATGGTCCCCAAGTCCGCCGACACCAAGCACGCCGCAGCCGCCGTCAAGTGGCTGACCTTCGCCTACGCCGAACCGCAGTACAGCACCGACGCGGCCGCCACCCAGGCCAAGGCCCTCTCCGCCGACCCCAAGTCCGCGGTGGGCGTGCCGACCCTGCCGGTCTTCGACGCCGCCCGGCAGACCGCGATCAACGCCGCGATCAAGCCGTACGTCAATGTGAAGCTGGACCACTTCAAGCCGTACATCGACGGCCTGTCGAAGCTGGAGCTCAAGCCGGAGCCCTCCTACCAGGCGCAGCAGCTCTACACCGCGCTCGACACGGTCGTCCAGGCAGTGCTCACCAAGCGCGACGCCGACATCCCCTCGCTGCTCGCCGCAGCGGAGAAGGACGTCAACGCCAAGCTCGCCGCGGCCCAGAAGTAG